The following are from one region of the Juglans regia cultivar Chandler chromosome 10, Walnut 2.0, whole genome shotgun sequence genome:
- the LOC108984337 gene encoding eukaryotic translation initiation factor 3 subunit K-like — translation MGREREREVQQYTVEQLVAVNPYNPDILPDLENYVNDQVSSQTYSLSANLCLLRLYQFEPERMSTQIVSRILVKALMAIPAPDFSLCLFLIPERVQMEEQFKTLIVLSHYLETGRFRQFWDEAAKSRHIIEAVPGFEQAIQAYAIHVLSLTYQKVPRPVLAEAINIEGLSLDKFLEHQVVNSGWVLEKGNGRGQLIVLPPNEFNHPELKKNTADTVPFEHITRIFPILG, via the exons ATGGGaagggagagggaaagagaggttCAGCAGTACACGGTAGAGCAACTGGTGGCGGTGAATCCCTACAATCCCGACATCCTTCCCGATCTTGAGAACTACGTTAACGACCAG GTATCGTCACAAACGTACAGCCTTAGTGCCAATCTCTGCCTTCTTCGTCTTTATCAG TTTGAGCCAGAGCGAATGAGTACCCAAATTGTTTCCCGCATCTTGGTTAAGGCACTTATGGCAATCCCAGCTCCTGATTTCAGCCTCTGTCTCTTTCTGATTCCAGAGCGCGTG CAAATGGAGGAGCAGTTCAAGACCCTTATTGTTCTCTCTCACTACTTAGAG ACCGGAAGATTCCGTCAGTTCTGGGATGAAGCAGCTAAGAGTCGTCATATTATTGAAGCTGTGCCAG GTTTTGAGCAAGCAATCCAAGCCTATGCAATTCATGTCCTGTCTTTGACTTATCAAAAGGTTCCCAGACCTGTGCTTGCTGAG GCTATCAACATTGAAGGGCTATCCTTGGACAAATTCCTTGAGCATCAGGTAGTGAATTCTGGTTGGGTTCTTGAGAAAGGTAATGGCAGGGGCCAACTCATTGTCCTACCTCCCAATGAATTCAACCATCCAGAACTTAAGAAAAACACAGCAGATACCGTTCCATTCGAGCACATAACCCGTATCTTTCCCATTCTGGGTTGA